GacaaaaatgctttttattCCTCGtcaattaaaaccaaaatttccaaaacgGCTTAGATTTACTTAAGTTTCGTGCTATCAAGaaactagaaaaaaaaaactctttttggAATAACTCCCAGATCAGCAGGTCGATATTGACCATCTACGAATTtgacctcaggaatttaattcttcgtcgattaaaactaaatttttgaaaatcggttcagaattactcaagttatcttGCTATCAAGCGTTACAAACATTTCAGTATTTTCCGTTTCCtgctaacatttcatacattttactatgctggtgcatgtaataaggctattacatgtataggcaataacctttacatcactcgcatagtaaaacgtcgtactacacacggaaaataaagtgataactcgtatcacgatgagtaaaagtacctcgggctgccgccctcggatactttttctcatctggatacgagatatcactttacttcccttgcatagtaatgtactattacaaaATCGAGcgatagtacattactatgcaagggaagtaaagtgacatctcgtatccagatgagtaaaagtaaccgagggctttagcccgagatacatttactcatcgtgatacgagatatcactttattttccgtgtgtagtacgacgttttactatgcgagtgatgtaaaggctattgcctatacatgtaatagtcttattacatgcaccagcatagtaaacgTATTTTATGATATATGATATATGACTTAAtatgaattaaaataaaagtattGGCCCGGCTAATGTGAGAAAATATAATCTAATGGGCTCCTTCTGATTGCCTCTTGACAACGatcaatcttttacttcttttgtttaaagtatagTTAAGTGTTTGATATAAACTCTTTTACTTCGTTCGGTTTACTACTCGGTTTACTTCATAAGACAAGAGTGGCCAGGTTTCGTCGCTCATTTTTctcatcgttgtcgataacacatGACTTGTTTCAATCAATTCATAATATGTTTTGTTCTCAGTCCGAGATTTTCTTAGTAAAACTTCAGTGTGTTATGTTGATAGATAGTTGACGGACATAATCTTAAAATGTCTTCTATCATCAATTGGTCGTTGTGGGCGAATTAGTTTCAAAACTAATCATTTTAAAGCTCTAAAGAGTCTTCTTATGTGATAGAATAAACTGATATGGAATAAAATGGCTGACTTTATTCGTAGAAGGAAGTGCTGAAGAAAATTCGTCGTGATGTCGTTTGCACTTTCTTTTCCAATATCTATTTCACACTAAAAAAGTGCACTTTCATTGTCCTGCTACAGGTAAAACAAAATGGTTTAGAAAGCGTTATGTAAATTAAGCAGTACTAGCATCTTTTCAGGGCCTATCTTTGGTAAATTGATTTGCTAAATCTGcctaaattgttaaaaaaaataattggagAAATTTAGCAGAATCTGGAAATTTTTAGCAACCTTAGCAAATCCAAGTCCTGCATCTAGTACATATAACCTTCGTGACCTTTAGTTGGTGTTAGAGGAGCAATACTCTCTCAATCAAACTGAAAAATCGATCGAACCGTAATAGTAATCTGCGTATCTGATTGATTTGAGCTAATTTGGCGCTTCATGAGAAAGTTTCTATATTGAATCgcttacagtgaacgacatctcatttttttcagagaatgtcattgtgaatttgcaatgacacaataaaattctcagaaaaatttgacagtgagacatttgagatgtcgttcactatAGAAAAGATAAGCAAAAGTTAAACGGCTACAGAAAAACTCTCGTTTTTGGCCCGATGCATTAACACGATTTTCAACTACGTCGCGAGCTACGTCGCCTATTGTATTAGGggtgaggttttttttgtcttgGTAAGATGGAATAGAAAATGTGGTGTGGGCTATCAGACTACCAAATTTGACTCAGCCTAAAGTTTAATAtgcgaaatggaaaaattatttttttaatcaacgTTTTGACAAAATACTTCTGAAAAATCCATACAGATAGAATTCCAAAGGAATGCAGCTTTCGAAGCGATACAATAACATCGCGATGTGCCAtaattgatatatttttccacTCTTGCGttaaattgcaaaattcaTGACCGAATGTCAGGAATAATATTgtgttcgaaaataaaaaccggCCGATCACAATgcatatgaaaataaatgccTGAAATTGATGCATTATAGCATGCGATGATTAACGAATTTACCGATGAAATGAGGAAGATGGAAATATtggcaacaacaaaaatcataaaaattaatttgaataatcaAATCATAGAAACATTTTCGACATttaatctgattttttttttgaaatttcgctttaattgaaaatgaaattaaattggacGTATTGAAGAATAATCCACATTACCAATTGCATAACGACAATTAAgagttaattaatttttgggaaattaaatcaaatcatCGCTCGCCATACTCttcgaatgattttttttttctttttcaaaagttATTTTCGGTTCAACTCTAACGAATTTCATACATTCAGACGTTTATTGCATAATTCACCACACTACACTTTCTAATTTTGATTAcactttaatttatttgtaataattttcttaatgCCATGagcaaacaaaattcttgtcttaacgaaagagaggagaaaaaaaatcattatcaTAGAGATGGAGACAAAGTTTTGTGCCAGTAGTAGATATACCAACAGGATTGGTACATAGTTTTTATTTCTTAGTATATAGATCTATTGAACAACGATTTCTCGTTCTATCTCTCTTTATCactgtaattttgatttcaagCATCATTTGGTATAGGTTGTGTTAACTTCCCAATAAACGTATTAACCAACCATCAATCCAATTGATATGTATAGACGATAACGATTACAAATCCATTTTTATCCAAATCAAAGTTTCTTGACCAAGATCAAggttaaattttcatgaaatgtgTTTAACCATTGAAACCGCTATTATGTACGTACGTGTTCTTGTATATAAATGGATATCACGGCGTAAATGTGTTCAACagcacaacaaaaaaaaactatatatttttatacacaacattcataaataaataaataggcacaacaaatgaattttcaagtaatcaatcaacacttttttttcgagaaaaaattacTCGTTGTTTAATTCGTTTGAATCGTTTTCTTCGGCGGGACATGCTcgtgggtttttttttcttcttcttattcttACAATCTATAACGTAAGTCTCCATACACAGAAGATAATGTAGGTTTGGCTTTGTTTATGTATTGTTCTATGGAAGttacatttatttcaaattattttttttctatcattTTGTTTGAGAGATTTTGGTTAATACATTTGTGTAAATCTGCTTGATAAGCTTGACTCATTCCGGCTTCATTTTAAATCTGACTAACTTGTGTTGATATATTTTTATGGTTCGATAAGAGGTAGTAGCGTTGGCTTTATTTCAACCACGAAACCACATTGTCtgaaaaaactatttattaaCAATGAGCTATAAAGTTGATTGTAGCTCGTTTAACCGAGAGCTTAATTTAGTTTAGATtctgaaatgtaaatttagttattttaaGTTGTACGAACGTCGATGTTCTAAGAAAAAATTCATCCAGTTTTGCTTATCACTACTCCATGCACTTGTACTATTTGAAGGCAAATCGGGTAGTAATGCTGAAGATATTTCGACTCactcaacattttcttcatttattgACAACAAATAGGAACtaggaaaaaatgttttctttaaaaattacttCAGTTGGTTGCACTTCCGTCAACATCGACCAATTTCTTCtactttgttttcattttctcacaCTCATTTGTAAGCTTTTCCTCACAACAGGACGGAAAATGATACTTTTCCTACCTGAAATGCGTGTCACACTACCTCGTATTGTGATTgtaaatagcaaaaaaaaaatggttggtCGTTTAAGTTCATGCCTTTCGGCTTTCTGTAGATTTAGGCCACAAACACACTAGCAATTTTgagttgatgggatcgacaattatgctgtattttccattgtaatcagATATTCATCACCAGCTAAACTGTCGATCCAAAATTTCTCGTGAGTTTTCGGCCTTATCTTAACTATTCACAATCCGAAAATTCCGTaacaaattctttgaattataaattttgcttcgtttttcgataattttatgatttacaatatttttcaaagtttgtCTTTGTATCTATACACCGTATCTATAACATCCAGCCTTCATAAACTCTAAGAAGAATCAATGTGACTAATTCCTCGAAGATCATGATCGACATATATGTTTACATATAAACGAAGGCACCAGCGATCGATGTATATATACAAGTATTGTTATAAGGCAAATCAGAACTAAGACGAATTGATCTGAGTTTTATACATAATGCAAggagaagattttttttttatcataatCGTTGTAGTCTTCTTGGCTTGATACTATTCAGagaaataatataaaatgaaatagaaaaaaaaataattcaacaaaacGAAGATTATGTGGTCgaagcaaaatttttatttttattttctcatctCATCAAAAATCTCGTTTAATGAATGATGACTTAACTATTTATGTCATTCCGAGAAATTTATAATGTTCCCCGTTCTGTTATCGAAATATgatgataaacaaaaatattgacgatttgatgatttatcaaataaaacgaaaatacgAAACCGAGAATATTTATTAAATCGATCGGCAATGATCACATGGATTAGTAATTAAAGTAACATTTgctttcaattaattatttttcgatttatttaccTTTGTCTCTTCCGCTTAATTGCAGGATGTGTTAGCTAAGACATCGGCCAGTCTAAACGAATTGCTGTCACCGTCGTGTCGAAAAGCATCTGAGCATACAGCCGCTGCCGCATTGACCGAACTGCGAAATACCAGCAGCAATCACCATCACcaccatcatcatcaaaaACAGCAACAGCAAAAAAACCAATCATCATTAGTTACCTCAATACTCAGTAAAAATCATATTAACCATTTGGAAGCTAATTCAGTGTCTGTGATTCCAATCGAAGCGAAAACATCAACGATTGCAAATAATATCCAAACTCGATCCAattcaaatcaacaaaaaccgCCCAtcattcaaatgaaaagtctGAGCCAGCTGCAGCAACAATTGGAAACGGCTGCTGTATTGATGGACATCAGCAAGAAAGTAATAATTTCACCACCAAGCTCTAATCCTCAATCGCCCAGCGTACTGGACCAATCTCAACCGCAAAGTATTACTTCAACTGTGATAAATCTAAAACGTTCTACAAGTCTCGAAGAAATGGATTTGTCGGTGAAAAGACAGAAAATCAGTGTCGACGAACAGGCGTCACCGCATCGGGATGGTCGGAAGAACTATCATTCTGCCGATTTAACGGTTATTAAACGACGCGTTAAAGAGGAAATTCCGGACGAACTTAGCCAGCAAAGTGATAGCAACGATAGTTCCGATCCCGGCCGATTACAGATGGACATAAATTCACAAGATTCTGACGATTCGAAATTCAATCACAAGCAAATCGTTGATTCGGGACGAGAAACACCGGACAGTTTAAAGTCAGAAGACCATGGAACGGATCCAGCAACCACACAACTGTGGCAAGCGTTGGCCCGAACGACaggtaaaattgatttctagTCTAGCGTTCCTGCTGActtaaactttcattttggTCTAAGTAGATATTAGCCTGCATCGACTAGAGTTCGTTCGTAGcataatttttgcttttctttcaGTGAATGGCGGTGGAAATGAAGCTACTCAACTGCTGCGACAAATGATCAATTGCAGATCACTAGGTCTACCGCTTCCATCATCCCTTATAATTACTGGAGGTCATTCAAATGAACCGATGTCATTGATAAAGGTAATTATTGCTCTTCTGTACTAACGCAGTTTGTTCCATTATTTCTCAATGTTTTCGTGATCGAATAGAATGAGTTGAACTCACAAAAGGCAACTGGTAGACGGAAGCAATCGTGTCCGAGTAAAGCACCTTTCGACAACGCCGACAATGAACCAACAATACCTTCCGATATAGTGACAACTGAATACAATAACGGAAATCATAACTCCTGGTCAAATAATGTCGATGACGGAGGAAAGGtaagtcgaaaaatatttgcgtAAGAGACGCATCCATATCTCTAATTCCGtaatccaacaatttcagcatggaaaaaattcaaacaccCAACAGCAGAAGGATATGTCTTGCACCAATTGCGGTACATTGACCACAACAATTTGGCGACGTAATCTGCGCGGTGAAATGGTGTGTAATGCGTGCGGCCTTTATTTCAAATTGCATGGAGTCAATCGTCCGCATTCGATGAGACGAGACACTATACATACACGACGGCGACGGCCCAAAGGCGATAAATCTGGCAGACGAAGTGAGTGATGAAATTCCGAATTGTAATTCGAATCGCGTTTCAACTGTTCTCGTTTCACAGGATCCAAGGCCCACGACAGTTCAATGGAACAGGATGGAATGGATGCTAAAGATCATTCGGATTTGCAAGCACTACAAAACCACAATTTATTAATTGCCTTAGGTGGTGTAGCGCGTGGTGGCACACCACATTTTCCAATGTCGGTAAGTAcgaattagaatttttgtggGTGGCGTTGCTGCTGCTATTTGCGGAcggattttcatttgatttttccGATCGATTTACAGCATTACTCACATTTCTTGCGTGCCTCACAAAACTATTCCGATGGATCGGCTGAAGAGGTGCAGTTACCTAGCGGTGAAGAATTGGTTACTGGTGATGACAGCGGACCCGAAAATGATGTTGATGCATCGAATATACCCTTAAATTTAGTGGCTACGCAATTTGCAGCTGATTAATTCTTCTGActaattttacgttttttttaaaccagcAGTCAAGTCAAACATAAATAGCAACGAATCCAGTTATGTCGATTTGAATCGATGATAATATTGGACAGGTCGAGGTAATATGCgtttaatgaaataatttacGAATGTAACCGGTCGCATGATCTAGAAAAAATACTT
This region of Bradysia coprophila strain Holo2 chromosome IV, BU_Bcop_v1, whole genome shotgun sequence genomic DNA includes:
- the LOC119066281 gene encoding uncharacterized protein LOC119066281, giving the protein MSNVPDKFYQVCRLCLAVVCDSDIPELSMYDISKTRSIAQSLNQQINNTVIISNTQKADETNHKNNSLHQLAADNKESIDCNASGLHNDGNGDGVEDDDESRIELHERIYTFLAITVSPTDGLPAVVCKKCRDQLDTCHRFREDAQRTQRKLQNFLQFANKLTGSPQDVLAKTSASLNELLSPSCRKASEHTAAAALTELRNTSSNHHHHHHHQKQQQQKNQSSLVTSILSKNHINHLEANSVSVIPIEAKTSTIANNIQTRSNSNQQKPPIIQMKSLSQLQQQLETAAVLMDISKKVIISPPSSNPQSPSVLDQSQPQSITSTVINLKRSTSLEEMDLSVKRQKISVDEQASPHRDGRKNYHSADLTVIKRRVKEEIPDELSQQSDSNDSSDPGRLQMDINSQDSDDSKFNHKQIVDSGRETPDSLKSEDHGTDPATTQLWQALARTTVNGGGNEATQLLRQMINCRSLGLPLPSSLIITGGHSNEPMSLIKNELNSQKATGRRKQSCPSKAPFDNADNEPTIPSDIVTTEYNNGNHNSWSNNVDDGGKHGKNSNTQQQKDMSCTNCGTLTTTIWRRNLRGEMVCNACGLYFKLHGVNRPHSMRRDTIHTRRRRPKGDKSGRRRSKAHDSSMEQDGMDAKDHSDLQALQNHNLLIALGGVARGGTPHFPMSHYSHFLRASQNYSDGSAEEVQLPSGEELVTGDDSGPENDVDASNIPLNLVATQFAAD